A genomic segment from Oncorhynchus keta strain PuntledgeMale-10-30-2019 chromosome 7, Oket_V2, whole genome shotgun sequence encodes:
- the LOC127931061 gene encoding xin actin-binding repeat-containing protein 2-like isoform X2 gives MEISKTQIESTSFSSTKVSSEIPKPPESPRPLKKVYVAPIRFTHPPSPPPFLKSTQFKTPLIKAEKKYRKQKVGSPSPATLSPIFMHEPVTAALEMLSSEETRIEQSKKSMMFGFTQENAEKTVTNVKSGTLSSDFSKHAQISETPSSMNLISAGNGQNLPESAVISATKHHIVSNETSKVSPIQHQTSISSTKQQTVTAAKQQVSSAYTEQSHFAVSSSQVQISTSNAKKVENMNEDVKNLKTTSQVQISTSDDKKVENTKKYIRKDVKNLKTTSQVQISTSDDKKVETLNKDVRKDVKNLKTTPQVQISTSDDKKVENVNEDVRKDVKNLKTTSEVQISTSDDKKVETLNKDIRKDVKNLKTTSQVQISTSDAKKVEDTKPDAKKDVRNLKTKNSHKSEDKKNKDNSASQGPEKVSDQPTKTEKVTQETIVKVVRSPLEDKNKYDIYVSQAPEKVPSQSIKKVTSETNVKTGKKKAKGQEKKVEVKDMKQPDEAKKEIISQVKDVTKGKVSSEQTHHETEDKVKVKEDSQKVLAVNDNQPATPTPARKKKKKKKRSKAKDAAASAESTKSVSESSTQSQEITVVQTHKAHQEEHIQVHKEVIITESKDESKVHQRIQEQGTVKVEKQVKASQKKKEVTSNQQIQDKPKEIYRNIPVKVESGKMTSQSSQKDPAKPSTGSTEDCLEGTHTTLEKHESKPTSEKIIVGGETQKIHKISIGSSKVESKKTSRESKKQEWSVKSIDRSAPSPLLRTRSPSPTFITIESTQRTASPRRITPSPIPMLRPATPPTPPPRKLEPPTSHINRATPSPTFSRAENLAWIKYTTAQLSCGVTPPPVPIPMQVTENKSDIVEYPASFYRQIKIEEQTEETSEMLAKTIVTAKKRPNELYEEAQMAAVKVTGGRSFPQMDKEDMDASEMSDSSMVTTSVRDKREFFAQKAAENKTYVRKDPIDIPERLGPDMEILEPENQDSRDETQSTSEKIAENSTEVVGSTESIKKELMEPSEMSESSIVTTSVRDKREFFEEAQKAEINKTYVRKYPINVLEHLGPTIIEPETENQERKEDVQNTTEKITEKISEEVGFMWDDQWVSAAIEAMETSEMSDSPAVTSVRDKREFFEETHKAKVNKTYVRKDPIDIPKRLGPDMEEPKTINQDSRDETQSTSEKIAENSTEVVGSTESTEKELMEASEMSESSIVTTSVRDKREFFEETHKAKVNKTYVRRDPIDIPERLGPDMEMLEPENQDSRDETQSTSEKIAENSTEVVGSTESTEKELMEASEMSESSIVTTSVRDKREFFEETHKAKVNKTYVRRDPIDIPERLGPDMEMLEPENQDSRDETQSTSEKIAENSTEVVGSTESTEKELMEASEMSESSIVTTSVRDKREFFEETYKAKVNKTYVRRDPIDIPERLGPDMEMLEPENQEKENLPKVDLSGLVNKFETPEEKVYVRKPITMRERRGSETEYTKSDIEDTETQEEEMLTLDIKAIKNVFEMSEQSPSFKDEKNQPDELDSNLSENTTESSKKENTQETQRGSGQILPLPSQKEVQQMSADPTDSETKLVTEHFVNLDELGNKTIGSLSSTMSVSQHSKSVTTDHPPFSYADVVKKNVSQVTPSETPDEASTEELLRNFHETWTESESFFKSLGYSVSEERTSHQTKNSVTDSSSQVGALHCVSEEGLSDGVSNSGQKKIP, from the exons ATGGAAATCAGCAAAACTCAAATTGAATCAACatcattttcatcaacaaaaGTTTCATCTGAAATCCCAAAACCACCAGAATCACCACGACCATTAAAGAAAGTTTATGTTGCTCCTATAAGATTTACAcatccaccctctccccctcccttcctgaAATCCACTCAATTCAAAACTCCATTAATAAAGGCAGAGAAAAAGTACAGAAAACAGAAAGTGGGTAGTCCATCGCCTGCTACACTGAGTCCCATTTTCATGCATGAGCCAGTAACTGCTGCCCTTGAAATGCTCTCCTCTGAGGAGACCAGAATAGAGCAATCAAAGAAGAGCATGATGTTTGGTTTCACTCAAGAGAATGCTGAAAAGACTGTGACCAATGTCAAGTCAGGCACACTGTCATCTGATTTTTCCAAGCACGCCCAAATCTCAGAAACTCCTTCAAGCATGAATTTGATCTCTGCTGGGAATGGGCAAAATCTCCCTGAATCTGCTGTTATTTCTGCAACTAAACACCATATTGTCTCTAATGAAACATCCAAAGTCTCCCCCATTCAGCACCAGACATCGATTTCCTCCACAAAGCAACAGACAGTTACTGCAGCTAAACAACAGGTATCGTCAGCATACACAGAGCAGTCACACTTTGCTGTAAGTAGCTCTCAAGTCCAGATCTCGACCAGTAATGCTAAAAAGGTTGAAAATATGAATGAAGATGTCAAAAACCTCAAAACCACCTCTCAAGTCCAGATCTCGACCAGTGACGATAAAAAGgttgaaaatacaaaaaaatatatcaGGAAAGATGTCAAAAACCTCAAAACCACCTCTCAAGTCCAGATCTCGACCAGTGACGATAAAAAG GTTGAAACTCTGAATAAAGATGTCAGGAAAGATGTCAAAAACCTCAAAACTACCCCTCAAGTCCAGATCTCAACAAGTGACGATAAAAAGGTTGAAAATGTGAATGAAGATGTCAGAAAAGATGTCAAAAACCTCAAAACCACCTCTGAAGTCCAGATCTCGACCAGTGACGATAAAAAGGTTGAAACTCTGAATAAAGATATCAGGAAAGATGTCAAAAACCTCAAAACCACCTCTCAAGTCCAGATCTCGACCAGTGATGCTAAAAAGGTTGAAGATACAAAACCAGATGCCAAAAAAGATGTCAGAAATCTAAAAACTAAAAATTCCCATAAATCTGAGGACAAGAAGAACAAGGATAATTCTGCATCCCAAGGACCCGAAAAGGTTTCTGACCAGCCTACCAAAACAGAAAAGGTAACCCAAGAAACAATTGTCAAAGTAGTCAGATCACCCTTGGAAGACAAAAATAAATATGATATTTATGTATCACAAGCACCTGAGAAGGTTCCTAGTCAGTCAATTAAAAAGGTAACCTCAGAAACTAATGTCAAAACAGGCAAAAAGAAGGCCAAAGGGCAAGAAAAGAAAGTAGAAGTAAAAGACATGAAACAGCCAGATGAAGCTAAGAAGGAAATAATTTCACAGGTGAAGGATGTCACTAAGGGAAAGGTTTCTAGTGAGCAAACGCATCATGAGACTGAGGACAAAGTCAAGGTCAAGGAGGACAGTCAGAAAGTGCTTGCTGTTAATGACAACCAACCAGCAACTCCAACTCCCgcaagaaagaagaagaagaagaagaagaggtcaAAAGCCAAAGATGCGGCTGCCTCTGCAGAATCAACTAAATCTGTTTCTGAAAGTTCCACTCAAAGTCAGGAGATCACTGTAGTGCAGACGCACAAAGCCCATCAAGAGGAGCACATTCAGGTACATAAGGAAGTGATTATCACTGAAAGCAAAGATGAAAGCAAAGTTCACCAACGCATCCAGGAGCAAGGAACAGTGAAAGTCGAAAAACAGGTCAAGGCATCGCAAAAGAAGAAAGAGGTGACCTCAAACCAGCAGATTCAAGACAAACCAAAGGAGATATACAGAAATATTCCAGTGAAAGTGGAAAGTGGAAAAATGACAAGCCAGTCATCACAAAAGGATCCTGCGAAGCCCTCAACAGGGAGCACTGAGGATTGTTTAGAGGGAACCCACACTACTCTGGAGAAGCATGAGAGTAAACCTACTTCTGAAAAGATCATTGTTGGTGGGGAAACTCAAAAAATACATAAGATAAGTATTGGCTCTTCAAAAGTGGAAAGTAAAAAGACATCACGTGAAAGCAAAAAGCAAGAGTGGAGTGTAAAATCTATTGATCGTAGCGCACCCTCACCCTTACTACGGACGCGCTCACCCTCACCCACCTTTATTACCATTGAATCTACCCAGAGAACGGCCTCACCTCGGAGAATAACCCCATCACCTATCCCAATGCTCAGACCAGCCACTCCCCCAACGCCTCCCCCTCGCAAATTGGAACCTCCTACATCACACATCAATAGGGCCACACCCTCTCCCACCTTTTCTAGAGCAGAGAACTTGGCGTGGATAAAATATACTACAGCCCAGCTTTCTTGTGGAGTGACGCCACCTCCGGTTCCAATTCCTATGCAGGTCACAGAAAATAAATCTGACATTGTGGAATACCCCGCATCATTCTATCGGCAGATCAAAATTGAGGAACAAACTGAGGAAACTTCTGAAATGCTAGCGAAGACAATTGTCACTGCCAAAAAACGTCCCAACGAATTATATGAAGAGGCTCAAATGGCTGCTGTGAAGGTCACAGGTGGACGGTCATTCCCTCAAATGGATAAGGAAGACATGGACGCTTCAGAAATGTCAGACTCATCAATGGTGACTACATCAGTGAGAGACAAGAGGGAGTTTTTTGCACAAAAAGCGGCAGAAAATAAAACTTATGTGCGAAAGGATCCCATTGACATACCAGAGCGCTTGGGCCCAGACATGGAGATACTCGAACCAGAAAACCAAGACAGTAGGGATGAAACACAAAGCACATCTGAGAAGATCGCAGAGAACAGCACTGAAGTAGTGGGATCTACAGAGTCAATCAAAAAAGAATTGATGGAACCTTCAGAAATGTCAGAGTCGTCAATAGTGACTACATCagtgagagacaagagagagtttTTTGAAGAGGcacaaaaagctgaaataaataagaCCTATGTACGAAAATACCCTATTAATGTCCTAGAGCACTTAGGTCCAACCATTATAGAGCCTGAAACAGAAAAccaagagaggaaggaagacgTACAAAACACAACTGAGAAAATCACAGAGAAAATCTCTGAAGAAGTGGGATTTATGTGGGATGACCAGTGGGTGTCAGCTGCCATAGAGGCTATGGAAACTTCAGAAATGTCAGACTCACCAGCAGTGACATCagtgagagacaagagagagtttTTTGAAGAGACTCATAAAGCTAAAGTAAATAAGACTTATGTGCGAAAGGATCCCATTGACATACCAAAGCGCTTGGGCCCAGACATGGAGGAGCCCAAAACAATAAACCAAGACAGTAGGGATGAAACACAAAGCACATCTGAGAAGATCGCAGAGAACAGCACTGAAGTAGTGGGATCTACAGAGTCAACCGAAAAAGAATTGATGGAAGCTTCAGAAATGTCAGAGTCGTCAATAGTGACTACATCagtgagagacaagagagagtttTTTGAAGAGACTCATAAAGCTAAGGTAAATAAGACCTATGTGCGAAGGGATCCCATTGACATACCAGAGCGCTTGGGCCCAGACATGGAGATGCTTGAACCAGAAAACCAAGACAGTAGGGATGAAACACAAAGCACATCTGAGAAGATCGCAGAGAACAGCACTGAAGTAGTGGGATCTACAGAGTCAACCGAAAAAGAATTGATGGAAGCTTCAGAAATGTCAGAGTCGTCAATAGTGACTACATCagtgagagacaagagagagtttTTTGAAGAGACTCATAAAGCTAAGGTAAATAAGACCTATGTGCGAAGGGATCCCATTGACATACCAGAGCGCTTGGGCCCAGACATGGAGATGCTTGAACCAGAAAACCAAGACAGTAGGGATGAAACACAAAGCACATCTGAGAAGATCGCAGAGAACAGCACTGAAGTAGTGGGATCTACAGAGTCAACCGAAAAAGAATTGATGGAAGCTTCAGAAATGTCAGAGTCGTCAATAGTGACTACATCagtgagagacaagagagagtttTTTGAAGAGACTTATAAAGCTAAAGTAAATAAGACCTATGTGCGAAGGGATCCCATTGACATACCAGAGCGCTTGGGCCCAGACATGGAGATGCTCGAACCAGAAAACCAAGAGAAGGAGAACCTTCCAAAGGTGGACTTGTCTGGATTAGTCAACAAATTTGAAACACCAGAAGAGAAAGTTTATGTCAGAAAGCCTATCACAATGAGAGAAAGACGTGGGAGTGAGACAGAATACACAAAGTCTGACATAGAAGATACAGAAACTCAAGAGGAGGAAATGCTTACTTTGGACATCAAGGCTATTAAAAATGTTTTTGAAATGAGTGAGCAAAGTCCATCTTTCAAAGACGAGAAAAATCAACCGGATGAGCTGGATTCAAACCTGAGTGAAAACACAACAGAGAGTTCAAAAAAGGAGAACACCCAGGAGACACAGAGGGGCTCTGGGCAGATTTTGCCCCTGCCTTCCCAGAAAGAAGTGCAACAAATGTCAGCAGACCCAACAGACTCTGAAACCAAGTTAGTCACAGAGCATTTTGTGAACTTAGATGAATTAGGCAACAAGACGATTGGATCACTGAGCAGCACAATGAGTGTTTCCCAGCACTCAAAGAGCGTAACAACCGACCATCCCCCCTTCTCATATGCTGAcgtggtaaaaaaaaatgtttctcaGGTGACGCCATCTGAAACCCCAGATGAGGCTTCCACTGAAGAGTTGCTGAGGAATTTCCACGAAACATGGACGGAGAGTGAGAGTTTTTTCAAGAGTCTCGGCTACAGTGTCTCAGAGGAGAGAACATCACATCAAACGAAGAATAGTGTTACTG ACTCGAGTTCTCAAGTCGGAGCTTTGCACTGTGTGTCGGAGGAGGGTCTATCCGATGGAGTCTCTAATAGCGGACAGAAAAAAATTCCATAA
- the LOC127931061 gene encoding xin actin-binding repeat-containing protein 2-like isoform X1: protein MEISKTQIESTSFSSTKVSSEIPKPPESPRPLKKVYVAPIRFTHPPSPPPFLKSTQFKTPLIKAEKKYRKQKVGSPSPATLSPIFMHEPVTAALEMLSSEETRIEQSKKSMMFGFTQENAEKTVTNVKSGTLSSDFSKHAQISETPSSMNLISAGNGQNLPESAVISATKHHIVSNETSKVSPIQHQTSISSTKQQTVTAAKQQVSSAYTEQSHFAVSSSQVQISTSNAKKVENMNEDVKNLKTTSQVQISTSDDKKVENTKKYIRKDVKNLKTTSQVQISTSDDKKVENVNEDVRKDVKNLKTTSQVQISTSDDKKVENVNEDVRKDVKNLKTTSQVQISTSDDKKVENVKKDVKNLKTTSQVQISTSDDKKVETLNKDVRKDVKNLKTTPQVQISTSDDKKVENVNEDVRKDVKNLKTTSEVQISTSDDKKVETLNKDIRKDVKNLKTTSQVQISTSDAKKVEDTKPDAKKDVRNLKTKNSHKSEDKKNKDNSASQGPEKVSDQPTKTEKVTQETIVKVVRSPLEDKNKYDIYVSQAPEKVPSQSIKKVTSETNVKTGKKKAKGQEKKVEVKDMKQPDEAKKEIISQVKDVTKGKVSSEQTHHETEDKVKVKEDSQKVLAVNDNQPATPTPARKKKKKKKRSKAKDAAASAESTKSVSESSTQSQEITVVQTHKAHQEEHIQVHKEVIITESKDESKVHQRIQEQGTVKVEKQVKASQKKKEVTSNQQIQDKPKEIYRNIPVKVESGKMTSQSSQKDPAKPSTGSTEDCLEGTHTTLEKHESKPTSEKIIVGGETQKIHKISIGSSKVESKKTSRESKKQEWSVKSIDRSAPSPLLRTRSPSPTFITIESTQRTASPRRITPSPIPMLRPATPPTPPPRKLEPPTSHINRATPSPTFSRAENLAWIKYTTAQLSCGVTPPPVPIPMQVTENKSDIVEYPASFYRQIKIEEQTEETSEMLAKTIVTAKKRPNELYEEAQMAAVKVTGGRSFPQMDKEDMDASEMSDSSMVTTSVRDKREFFAQKAAENKTYVRKDPIDIPERLGPDMEILEPENQDSRDETQSTSEKIAENSTEVVGSTESIKKELMEPSEMSESSIVTTSVRDKREFFEEAQKAEINKTYVRKYPINVLEHLGPTIIEPETENQERKEDVQNTTEKITEKISEEVGFMWDDQWVSAAIEAMETSEMSDSPAVTSVRDKREFFEETHKAKVNKTYVRKDPIDIPKRLGPDMEEPKTINQDSRDETQSTSEKIAENSTEVVGSTESTEKELMEASEMSESSIVTTSVRDKREFFEETHKAKVNKTYVRRDPIDIPERLGPDMEMLEPENQDSRDETQSTSEKIAENSTEVVGSTESTEKELMEASEMSESSIVTTSVRDKREFFEETHKAKVNKTYVRRDPIDIPERLGPDMEMLEPENQDSRDETQSTSEKIAENSTEVVGSTESTEKELMEASEMSESSIVTTSVRDKREFFEETYKAKVNKTYVRRDPIDIPERLGPDMEMLEPENQEKENLPKVDLSGLVNKFETPEEKVYVRKPITMRERRGSETEYTKSDIEDTETQEEEMLTLDIKAIKNVFEMSEQSPSFKDEKNQPDELDSNLSENTTESSKKENTQETQRGSGQILPLPSQKEVQQMSADPTDSETKLVTEHFVNLDELGNKTIGSLSSTMSVSQHSKSVTTDHPPFSYADVVKKNVSQVTPSETPDEASTEELLRNFHETWTESESFFKSLGYSVSEERTSHQTKNSVTDSSSQVGALHCVSEEGLSDGVSNSGQKKIP, encoded by the exons ATGGAAATCAGCAAAACTCAAATTGAATCAACatcattttcatcaacaaaaGTTTCATCTGAAATCCCAAAACCACCAGAATCACCACGACCATTAAAGAAAGTTTATGTTGCTCCTATAAGATTTACAcatccaccctctccccctcccttcctgaAATCCACTCAATTCAAAACTCCATTAATAAAGGCAGAGAAAAAGTACAGAAAACAGAAAGTGGGTAGTCCATCGCCTGCTACACTGAGTCCCATTTTCATGCATGAGCCAGTAACTGCTGCCCTTGAAATGCTCTCCTCTGAGGAGACCAGAATAGAGCAATCAAAGAAGAGCATGATGTTTGGTTTCACTCAAGAGAATGCTGAAAAGACTGTGACCAATGTCAAGTCAGGCACACTGTCATCTGATTTTTCCAAGCACGCCCAAATCTCAGAAACTCCTTCAAGCATGAATTTGATCTCTGCTGGGAATGGGCAAAATCTCCCTGAATCTGCTGTTATTTCTGCAACTAAACACCATATTGTCTCTAATGAAACATCCAAAGTCTCCCCCATTCAGCACCAGACATCGATTTCCTCCACAAAGCAACAGACAGTTACTGCAGCTAAACAACAGGTATCGTCAGCATACACAGAGCAGTCACACTTTGCTGTAAGTAGCTCTCAAGTCCAGATCTCGACCAGTAATGCTAAAAAGGTTGAAAATATGAATGAAGATGTCAAAAACCTCAAAACCACCTCTCAAGTCCAGATCTCGACCAGTGACGATAAAAAGgttgaaaatacaaaaaaatatatcaGGAAAGATGTCAAAAACCTCAAAACCACCTCTCAAGTCCAGATCTCGACCAGTGACGATAAAAAGGTTGAAAATGTGAATGAAGATGTCAGAAAAGATGTCAAAAACCTCAAAACTACCTCTCAAGTCCAGATCTCGACCAGTGACGATAAAAAGGTTGAAAATGTGAATGAAGATGTCAGAAAAGATGTCAAAAACCTAAAAACCACCTCTCAAGTCCAGATCTCCACCAGTGACGATAAAAAGgttgaaaatgtgaaaaaagaTGTCAAAAACCTCAAAACCACCTCTCAAGTCCAGATCTCGACAAGTGACGATAAAAAGGTTGAAACTCTGAATAAAGATGTCAGGAAAGATGTCAAAAACCTCAAAACTACCCCTCAAGTCCAGATCTCAACAAGTGACGATAAAAAGGTTGAAAATGTGAATGAAGATGTCAGAAAAGATGTCAAAAACCTCAAAACCACCTCTGAAGTCCAGATCTCGACCAGTGACGATAAAAAGGTTGAAACTCTGAATAAAGATATCAGGAAAGATGTCAAAAACCTCAAAACCACCTCTCAAGTCCAGATCTCGACCAGTGATGCTAAAAAGGTTGAAGATACAAAACCAGATGCCAAAAAAGATGTCAGAAATCTAAAAACTAAAAATTCCCATAAATCTGAGGACAAGAAGAACAAGGATAATTCTGCATCCCAAGGACCCGAAAAGGTTTCTGACCAGCCTACCAAAACAGAAAAGGTAACCCAAGAAACAATTGTCAAAGTAGTCAGATCACCCTTGGAAGACAAAAATAAATATGATATTTATGTATCACAAGCACCTGAGAAGGTTCCTAGTCAGTCAATTAAAAAGGTAACCTCAGAAACTAATGTCAAAACAGGCAAAAAGAAGGCCAAAGGGCAAGAAAAGAAAGTAGAAGTAAAAGACATGAAACAGCCAGATGAAGCTAAGAAGGAAATAATTTCACAGGTGAAGGATGTCACTAAGGGAAAGGTTTCTAGTGAGCAAACGCATCATGAGACTGAGGACAAAGTCAAGGTCAAGGAGGACAGTCAGAAAGTGCTTGCTGTTAATGACAACCAACCAGCAACTCCAACTCCCgcaagaaagaagaagaagaagaagaagaggtcaAAAGCCAAAGATGCGGCTGCCTCTGCAGAATCAACTAAATCTGTTTCTGAAAGTTCCACTCAAAGTCAGGAGATCACTGTAGTGCAGACGCACAAAGCCCATCAAGAGGAGCACATTCAGGTACATAAGGAAGTGATTATCACTGAAAGCAAAGATGAAAGCAAAGTTCACCAACGCATCCAGGAGCAAGGAACAGTGAAAGTCGAAAAACAGGTCAAGGCATCGCAAAAGAAGAAAGAGGTGACCTCAAACCAGCAGATTCAAGACAAACCAAAGGAGATATACAGAAATATTCCAGTGAAAGTGGAAAGTGGAAAAATGACAAGCCAGTCATCACAAAAGGATCCTGCGAAGCCCTCAACAGGGAGCACTGAGGATTGTTTAGAGGGAACCCACACTACTCTGGAGAAGCATGAGAGTAAACCTACTTCTGAAAAGATCATTGTTGGTGGGGAAACTCAAAAAATACATAAGATAAGTATTGGCTCTTCAAAAGTGGAAAGTAAAAAGACATCACGTGAAAGCAAAAAGCAAGAGTGGAGTGTAAAATCTATTGATCGTAGCGCACCCTCACCCTTACTACGGACGCGCTCACCCTCACCCACCTTTATTACCATTGAATCTACCCAGAGAACGGCCTCACCTCGGAGAATAACCCCATCACCTATCCCAATGCTCAGACCAGCCACTCCCCCAACGCCTCCCCCTCGCAAATTGGAACCTCCTACATCACACATCAATAGGGCCACACCCTCTCCCACCTTTTCTAGAGCAGAGAACTTGGCGTGGATAAAATATACTACAGCCCAGCTTTCTTGTGGAGTGACGCCACCTCCGGTTCCAATTCCTATGCAGGTCACAGAAAATAAATCTGACATTGTGGAATACCCCGCATCATTCTATCGGCAGATCAAAATTGAGGAACAAACTGAGGAAACTTCTGAAATGCTAGCGAAGACAATTGTCACTGCCAAAAAACGTCCCAACGAATTATATGAAGAGGCTCAAATGGCTGCTGTGAAGGTCACAGGTGGACGGTCATTCCCTCAAATGGATAAGGAAGACATGGACGCTTCAGAAATGTCAGACTCATCAATGGTGACTACATCAGTGAGAGACAAGAGGGAGTTTTTTGCACAAAAAGCGGCAGAAAATAAAACTTATGTGCGAAAGGATCCCATTGACATACCAGAGCGCTTGGGCCCAGACATGGAGATACTCGAACCAGAAAACCAAGACAGTAGGGATGAAACACAAAGCACATCTGAGAAGATCGCAGAGAACAGCACTGAAGTAGTGGGATCTACAGAGTCAATCAAAAAAGAATTGATGGAACCTTCAGAAATGTCAGAGTCGTCAATAGTGACTACATCagtgagagacaagagagagtttTTTGAAGAGGcacaaaaagctgaaataaataagaCCTATGTACGAAAATACCCTATTAATGTCCTAGAGCACTTAGGTCCAACCATTATAGAGCCTGAAACAGAAAAccaagagaggaaggaagacgTACAAAACACAACTGAGAAAATCACAGAGAAAATCTCTGAAGAAGTGGGATTTATGTGGGATGACCAGTGGGTGTCAGCTGCCATAGAGGCTATGGAAACTTCAGAAATGTCAGACTCACCAGCAGTGACATCagtgagagacaagagagagtttTTTGAAGAGACTCATAAAGCTAAAGTAAATAAGACTTATGTGCGAAAGGATCCCATTGACATACCAAAGCGCTTGGGCCCAGACATGGAGGAGCCCAAAACAATAAACCAAGACAGTAGGGATGAAACACAAAGCACATCTGAGAAGATCGCAGAGAACAGCACTGAAGTAGTGGGATCTACAGAGTCAACCGAAAAAGAATTGATGGAAGCTTCAGAAATGTCAGAGTCGTCAATAGTGACTACATCagtgagagacaagagagagtttTTTGAAGAGACTCATAAAGCTAAGGTAAATAAGACCTATGTGCGAAGGGATCCCATTGACATACCAGAGCGCTTGGGCCCAGACATGGAGATGCTTGAACCAGAAAACCAAGACAGTAGGGATGAAACACAAAGCACATCTGAGAAGATCGCAGAGAACAGCACTGAAGTAGTGGGATCTACAGAGTCAACCGAAAAAGAATTGATGGAAGCTTCAGAAATGTCAGAGTCGTCAATAGTGACTACATCagtgagagacaagagagagtttTTTGAAGAGACTCATAAAGCTAAGGTAAATAAGACCTATGTGCGAAGGGATCCCATTGACATACCAGAGCGCTTGGGCCCAGACATGGAGATGCTTGAACCAGAAAACCAAGACAGTAGGGATGAAACACAAAGCACATCTGAGAAGATCGCAGAGAACAGCACTGAAGTAGTGGGATCTACAGAGTCAACCGAAAAAGAATTGATGGAAGCTTCAGAAATGTCAGAGTCGTCAATAGTGACTACATCagtgagagacaagagagagtttTTTGAAGAGACTTATAAAGCTAAAGTAAATAAGACCTATGTGCGAAGGGATCCCATTGACATACCAGAGCGCTTGGGCCCAGACATGGAGATGCTCGAACCAGAAAACCAAGAGAAGGAGAACCTTCCAAAGGTGGACTTGTCTGGATTAGTCAACAAATTTGAAACACCAGAAGAGAAAGTTTATGTCAGAAAGCCTATCACAATGAGAGAAAGACGTGGGAGTGAGACAGAATACACAAAGTCTGACATAGAAGATACAGAAACTCAAGAGGAGGAAATGCTTACTTTGGACATCAAGGCTATTAAAAATGTTTTTGAAATGAGTGAGCAAAGTCCATCTTTCAAAGACGAGAAAAATCAACCGGATGAGCTGGATTCAAACCTGAGTGAAAACACAACAGAGAGTTCAAAAAAGGAGAACACCCAGGAGACACAGAGGGGCTCTGGGCAGATTTTGCCCCTGCCTTCCCAGAAAGAAGTGCAACAAATGTCAGCAGACCCAACAGACTCTGAAACCAAGTTAGTCACAGAGCATTTTGTGAACTTAGATGAATTAGGCAACAAGACGATTGGATCACTGAGCAGCACAATGAGTGTTTCCCAGCACTCAAAGAGCGTAACAACCGACCATCCCCCCTTCTCATATGCTGAcgtggtaaaaaaaaatgtttctcaGGTGACGCCATCTGAAACCCCAGATGAGGCTTCCACTGAAGAGTTGCTGAGGAATTTCCACGAAACATGGACGGAGAGTGAGAGTTTTTTCAAGAGTCTCGGCTACAGTGTCTCAGAGGAGAGAACATCACATCAAACGAAGAATAGTGTTACTG ACTCGAGTTCTCAAGTCGGAGCTTTGCACTGTGTGTCGGAGGAGGGTCTATCCGATGGAGTCTCTAATAGCGGACAGAAAAAAATTCCATAA